A single genomic interval of Pyrobaculum arsenaticum DSM 13514 harbors:
- a CDS encoding hyaluronate lyase, which translates to MLIKRRDFLKASALASMLASLNWSALVKAAGETIRSGGIGVVWFEAQDCAGNTTAVIQATDPSLLDVLLGTTPLVGPGTVRLLFHHTVMPQWGTYHIQSPSDVAEHTKLEQYLATQPPPGDAMKILEEIAEGKHGPYVLVLEGSFPQEYGISGSNIETKGGYYCVVGHRTCTEWAKLLFKNAAAVVAVGNCAAYGGVVANKVLEPPPNFKFPTWSPSPTGAIGMFDDPIRGVKGMIHQPYFQPEVEPFRKYIDEGGVPDFKTIKPAVAVPGCPANGNGILRTLALLVLVAGGVLKPDVLERRAFLDEYARPRFIFDQTVHEQCPRAGSYAAGDLRPYAGAGDYKCLFGVGCKGPISNCPWNKVGWVSGIGGPTRTGGVCIGCTMPGFTDAYEPFWAPLNAPRLPAIPTLVAAVGGAAVAGLAGAYLMTRGAKEKEEKK; encoded by the coding sequence ATGCTGATAAAAAGACGTGATTTCCTGAAGGCGTCGGCCCTCGCTTCAATGTTGGCATCTCTCAACTGGAGCGCCTTAGTGAAGGCGGCAGGCGAGACCATTAGGAGCGGCGGTATAGGAGTTGTCTGGTTTGAGGCTCAGGACTGCGCCGGCAATACGACTGCAGTGATCCAAGCTACTGACCCGTCCCTTCTAGACGTTTTGCTGGGAACGACGCCGCTGGTGGGCCCCGGCACCGTCAGACTTCTATTCCACCATACTGTGATGCCGCAGTGGGGTACGTATCACATACAGTCCCCCTCTGACGTCGCTGAACATACAAAGCTTGAGCAGTATTTAGCAACCCAGCCTCCGCCTGGCGACGCCATGAAAATCTTAGAAGAGATCGCAGAGGGGAAGCACGGCCCCTACGTCTTGGTCCTAGAAGGGAGCTTCCCCCAAGAATATGGCATTTCGGGCTCAAACATTGAAACGAAAGGCGGCTACTACTGCGTAGTGGGTCACAGAACATGTACCGAGTGGGCAAAGCTCTTATTTAAAAACGCGGCCGCGGTGGTGGCCGTGGGCAACTGCGCTGCCTATGGTGGGGTAGTTGCGAACAAGGTGTTGGAACCTCCGCCGAATTTCAAATTCCCCACTTGGTCGCCGTCTCCCACTGGCGCAATAGGCATGTTCGACGACCCGATAAGGGGAGTAAAGGGAATGATCCACCAGCCGTACTTCCAGCCAGAAGTGGAGCCGTTCCGCAAGTATATTGACGAGGGAGGAGTCCCTGACTTTAAGACAATAAAGCCAGCTGTTGCCGTGCCGGGATGTCCGGCTAACGGCAACGGCATTCTCAGAACTCTAGCATTACTAGTACTAGTAGCAGGGGGGGTATTAAAGCCCGACGTCCTTGAGAGAAGGGCGTTTCTCGACGAATATGCAAGACCGAGGTTTATATTTGACCAAACCGTCCACGAGCAGTGCCCAAGGGCGGGATCCTACGCCGCAGGCGATCTCCGCCCCTACGCTGGCGCCGGCGATTACAAATGCCTATTCGGGGTGGGCTGTAAGGGGCCTATTTCAAATTGTCCGTGGAATAAGGTGGGATGGGTCAGCGGAATAGGGGGTCCGACAAGGACGGGAGGCGTGTGTATAGGATGTACTATGCCCGGATTTACCGACGCCTACGAGCCATTCTGGGCTCCACTTAACGCGCCAAGGTTGCCTGCAATACCCACGCTCGTGGCCGCTGTGGGGGGCGCAGCAGTGGCAGGGTTGGCTGGCGCTTATTTAATGACCCGCGGGGCTAAGGAAAAGGAGGAAAAGAAGTAG